In Erythrobacter sp. F6033, a single genomic region encodes these proteins:
- a CDS encoding bile acid:sodium symporter: MPRWIANLADPMIAVLLIATSLALILPASGETREVAQIVSNVSIFLLFLINGMRIARGEILNAIGNWRFFGPLVLFVFIGMAAMGTGFSFLAALYAAPEIALGFIFLGVLPSTIQSATSYTTLAGGNAALSVVGAALINILGVFVSAPLFAALAGSAAVDLGTDTIVRIGMILLLPFVIGQTLQGFTRSWLIERKSQVVWLDRVVIGIAVYVAMSGAVSQGLMSSMSPASAGWLTLITIAFLVLAYSLAWKLSGLSGYARGDRIAFVFAGPQKSVAIGAPLAAILFEPAVAGFVIAPLLLYHLLQLAVAAPLATRFAQQSEG; the protein is encoded by the coding sequence ATGCCGAGGTGGATTGCCAATCTAGCCGACCCGATGATCGCAGTTTTGCTGATCGCGACTTCGCTCGCGTTGATTTTGCCCGCATCAGGCGAAACGCGGGAGGTTGCGCAGATTGTTTCGAATGTTTCGATCTTTCTGTTGTTCTTGATCAACGGCATGCGGATCGCGCGGGGAGAGATACTCAACGCGATAGGCAATTGGCGGTTTTTTGGCCCGCTTGTCCTGTTCGTCTTCATTGGCATGGCGGCCATGGGAACGGGGTTTTCGTTTCTCGCTGCTTTGTATGCTGCTCCCGAGATTGCGCTAGGTTTCATCTTTCTGGGTGTGCTGCCTTCGACCATTCAATCCGCAACCAGCTACACCACGCTGGCCGGAGGCAACGCTGCGCTGTCGGTCGTCGGCGCGGCGCTTATCAATATCCTTGGTGTCTTTGTTAGCGCGCCTTTGTTCGCGGCATTGGCAGGCAGTGCTGCGGTGGATCTCGGCACGGATACAATCGTGCGCATCGGCATGATCTTGTTGCTACCATTTGTGATTGGGCAGACCCTGCAGGGCTTCACGCGCAGCTGGTTGATCGAGCGCAAATCACAGGTTGTCTGGCTTGATCGGGTGGTCATCGGTATTGCGGTTTACGTCGCTATGTCGGGCGCGGTTTCGCAAGGCCTGATGTCCAGCATGTCACCCGCATCGGCAGGTTGGCTCACGCTCATCACAATTGCGTTTCTGGTACTTGCCTATTCCCTGGCGTGGAAGCTTTCCGGCCTAAGCGGATATGCACGGGGAGACCGGATCGCCTTTGTCTTTGCAGGCCCGCAAAAAAGCGTCGCCATCGGCGCGCCGCTTGCCGCGATCCTGTTCGAACCGGCTGTCGCAGGCTTCGTGATCGCGCCGCTTCTGTTGTATCATCTGTTGCAGCTAGCGGTGGCCGCACCGCTTGCTACCCGCTTTGCTCAGCAGTCTGAGGGTTAG
- a CDS encoding TIGR03013 family XrtA/PEP-CTERM system glycosyltransferase codes for MIRLFKHYIPHAVILLGLLDFGLLFLAGELAWQVRAGQIGMDPGPFADRWLALSGSAAVVWLAMISVGVYGPYALRSLRFAGARLLVAISLGIIALAFIDFLIASNAFWRSTLLYAMGFAILVLVVDRLVLNSFLGSSAFRRRVMVLGAGDRAERLRELGNQPEAGFAVVSFIAMSEPERVVDEAIPREAIHDLGRFVENLGVSEVVLALQERRNALPLKDLLRIKTKGCHVNDFSSFMERETGKVDLDTVNPSWLIFSDGFSSGRMFSSAVKRVFDITASLILLLLTFPIIAIFAILVKLDSKGPAFFRQERVGLYGQTFYLHKLRSMRTDAEKDGSKWAQENDPRITRMGRFIRKVRIDELPQTWSVLKGHMSFVGPRPEVPKFVESLEEEIPFFAERHMVKPGITGWAQINYPYGASTEDSRKKLEFDLYYAKNYTPFLDFVILLQTVRVVLWPEGAR; via the coding sequence ATGATCCGTTTGTTTAAACATTATATCCCGCATGCCGTGATCCTTCTCGGCCTGTTGGATTTTGGCCTTCTGTTTCTGGCTGGCGAACTTGCTTGGCAGGTGCGCGCGGGACAGATCGGCATGGATCCCGGTCCATTCGCAGATCGCTGGTTGGCGCTTTCCGGCTCTGCTGCGGTCGTGTGGCTGGCGATGATTTCAGTCGGGGTATACGGGCCGTATGCCCTGCGGTCGCTGCGTTTTGCCGGAGCGCGCCTGTTGGTCGCGATCAGCCTTGGCATTATCGCGCTCGCTTTCATCGACTTTTTAATCGCAAGCAACGCGTTCTGGCGCTCAACGCTGCTCTACGCGATGGGTTTTGCCATTCTGGTCCTTGTTGTGGACCGACTTGTACTCAACAGTTTCCTTGGCTCATCGGCTTTCCGCCGCCGTGTTATGGTGCTGGGCGCGGGCGACCGCGCAGAGCGTCTGCGCGAGCTCGGAAACCAACCGGAAGCCGGTTTTGCTGTCGTTTCCTTTATCGCGATGAGCGAGCCGGAGCGTGTCGTAGACGAAGCGATCCCGCGTGAGGCGATCCATGACCTTGGCCGGTTTGTCGAAAATCTGGGGGTCAGCGAAGTGGTGCTTGCCTTGCAAGAACGCCGCAACGCGCTTCCTCTCAAAGACCTTTTGCGGATCAAGACAAAGGGGTGCCACGTCAACGACTTTTCCAGTTTTATGGAGCGTGAGACGGGCAAGGTCGATCTCGATACGGTTAATCCCAGCTGGCTCATTTTCTCTGACGGTTTTTCGAGCGGCCGGATGTTCTCAAGCGCGGTTAAGCGCGTGTTCGACATCACGGCCAGCCTGATCCTGCTGCTGCTGACTTTCCCAATTATCGCGATTTTCGCGATTCTGGTGAAGCTCGACAGCAAAGGCCCTGCTTTCTTCCGGCAAGAGCGCGTCGGTCTCTATGGACAGACATTCTATCTGCACAAGCTGCGCTCGATGCGCACCGATGCTGAAAAGGACGGGTCGAAATGGGCACAAGAAAATGACCCTCGCATAACCCGCATGGGCCGTTTCATCCGCAAGGTTCGGATCGACGAGCTGCCGCAAACGTGGAGTGTGCTTAAGGGGCATATGAGTTTTGTCGGGCCGCGCCCTGAAGTGCCCAAATTTGTCGAAAGCCTTGAAGAGGAAATCCCTTTCTTTGCGGAACGGCACATGGTGAAACCGGGCATTACGGGGTGGGCGCAGATCAATTACCCGTATGGTGCATCAACGGAAGACAGCCGCAAAAAGCTCGAATTCGATCTGTACTACGCAAAGAACTACACACCGTTTCTCGACTTTGTGATCCTGCTGCAAACGGTGCGCGTGGTTCTGTGGCCTGAGGGTGCGCGGTAA
- a CDS encoding tetratricopeptide repeat protein: MRKFSRLPITFLAASALALSACSGGGGGTGDGQVLTPEIQRLVEDARFEMGQGNLAAAGKLYDEALAIDRENAALWVDIARLRFRGGEHVSALEAADFALELDAQFAPALVMRAQLVRDAYGLDASLSWFESGLALHPENTDLLAEYAGTLGDLGRNEDMLEAVRALAEVDPRDPRVHYLQAVLAVRGNDPVLASSLLNRSGMRAEGVPSAMVVDALGEMQQGNFDTAATSLDDLLSRQPGNIRVMELLARAMWLNGRDREIVDRFAARAEASDASPYLTMLVGRSFERLGQQARANGLIERAYAARDGALAVLDVPDALRSALPEPTRTMRDMVSANNAAATRSYANELISRFPESSDILALSGDAALARGDRASALALYSRASKIRRAWPLTQKIISTYRLSGDDDAADTLLIRQVRSEPLNTEALMMYAEQSALDEDWLRVAVLLDNAIARGAGNDPKLIELRLAAAQALGNEADAEKFAGTLAQISPAAFLE, translated from the coding sequence ATGCGTAAGTTCAGCCGCCTTCCTATTACATTTCTCGCGGCGTCCGCGCTCGCTTTGTCCGCCTGTTCCGGCGGCGGGGGAGGGACTGGTGACGGACAGGTTCTGACCCCGGAAATTCAGCGCCTGGTCGAAGATGCGCGTTTTGAAATGGGGCAAGGCAATCTTGCTGCCGCTGGCAAGCTATATGACGAAGCGCTCGCGATTGACCGTGAAAACGCGGCTTTGTGGGTGGATATTGCGCGTCTGAGGTTTCGCGGTGGCGAGCATGTTAGCGCTCTTGAAGCTGCTGATTTTGCCCTAGAGCTCGACGCGCAATTTGCCCCTGCGCTCGTCATGCGCGCGCAGCTGGTTCGTGATGCATATGGCCTTGACGCGTCATTGAGCTGGTTTGAGAGCGGACTGGCATTGCATCCAGAGAATACCGATCTGCTGGCTGAATATGCCGGGACGCTCGGCGATCTTGGCCGCAACGAAGACATGCTTGAAGCGGTACGCGCGCTTGCCGAAGTCGATCCGCGCGATCCGCGTGTGCATTATCTTCAGGCCGTGTTGGCAGTGCGGGGCAATGATCCTGTTCTTGCTAGCAGCTTGCTCAATCGCAGCGGCATGCGCGCTGAAGGCGTACCTTCGGCGATGGTTGTGGATGCTCTGGGTGAAATGCAGCAGGGCAACTTTGATACGGCGGCAACGTCGCTCGATGATCTGCTTTCACGGCAGCCGGGCAACATACGGGTTATGGAATTGCTCGCACGGGCCATGTGGCTCAATGGCCGTGACCGCGAAATTGTCGACAGGTTCGCCGCGCGTGCAGAGGCAAGCGACGCTTCTCCATATCTAACCATGCTGGTTGGTCGTTCCTTTGAACGGCTTGGGCAGCAAGCACGGGCAAACGGATTGATCGAAAGGGCTTATGCTGCCCGGGATGGAGCACTGGCGGTGCTCGATGTGCCCGATGCCTTGCGTTCGGCGCTTCCCGAACCCACGCGAACTATGCGTGACATGGTTTCAGCAAACAACGCCGCTGCCACACGCAGCTATGCGAACGAATTGATATCGCGCTTTCCGGAATCGTCCGACATCCTCGCCCTTTCGGGCGATGCTGCCTTAGCACGGGGAGATAGAGCAAGCGCGCTTGCTCTTTACAGCCGTGCATCAAAAATTCGCCGCGCTTGGCCGCTGACGCAGAAGATTATCTCCACCTATCGTCTGAGCGGAGATGACGATGCAGCCGATACGCTGCTCATCAGGCAAGTTCGATCAGAGCCGCTTAATACAGAGGCTTTGATGATGTATGCCGAACAAAGCGCTCTTGATGAAGATTGGCTGCGGGTTGCCGTGTTGCTCGACAACGCGATTGCGCGCGGCGCTGGCAACGATCCCAAATTGATCGAGTTGAGGCTTGCGGCGGCTCAGGCGCTTGGCAATGAGGCGGATGCAGAGAAGTTCGCAGGCACTCTTGCGCAGATTAGCCCGGCCGCTTTCCTAGAGTAA
- a CDS encoding DUF475 domain-containing protein: MQTLLRYYTFSLIFTAGCFALGGWYGYTSTGSITGMLSILWIIFVLSILEVSLSFDNAVVNATVLREMDPVWQQRFLTIGILIAVFGMRIVFPIAIVSIAAQIGPWEAVELSLGDPEEYERIVSAAHIGIAGFGGAFLAMVGLTFFFDEDKDIHWIGSIERAVNRFSSIPAMEIGFVLAILYGVSTLLTADEALTFLTAGVLGLLTFIGVNALGEIIEQGEGKKKAAGEVVRSGLGGFLYLEVLDASFSFDGVIGAFALSNNMIVIAIGLSVGAMFVRSMTIHLVRAGTLSQFRYLEHGAFWAIIALGIIMLVSAKYHIPETFTGLIGAVMIGLSLWWSIRHNRKEADSNPQTAEQSG; this comes from the coding sequence ATGCAAACGCTGCTGCGTTACTACACTTTCTCGCTGATCTTCACCGCCGGCTGCTTCGCGCTGGGCGGATGGTATGGCTATACCAGCACAGGCAGCATCACCGGGATGCTGTCGATCCTGTGGATCATCTTTGTCCTGTCGATCCTCGAGGTTTCTTTGAGCTTTGACAATGCCGTAGTGAACGCCACAGTGCTGCGCGAGATGGATCCGGTGTGGCAGCAACGCTTCCTTACCATCGGGATACTAATCGCGGTGTTCGGAATGCGGATAGTGTTCCCTATCGCGATTGTCTCTATCGCCGCGCAAATTGGCCCGTGGGAGGCCGTGGAGCTATCGCTCGGAGATCCCGAGGAATACGAGCGCATCGTATCCGCCGCGCATATCGGCATCGCCGGATTTGGCGGCGCGTTTCTGGCGATGGTCGGCCTCACATTCTTCTTTGACGAAGACAAGGACATCCATTGGATCGGCTCTATTGAGCGCGCAGTAAACCGCTTTTCCAGTATTCCTGCGATGGAGATCGGGTTCGTCCTTGCGATCCTTTACGGTGTCTCGACCTTGCTGACAGCCGATGAAGCGCTCACCTTTCTGACCGCCGGCGTTCTGGGGCTGCTGACATTCATCGGCGTCAACGCGCTGGGCGAGATTATCGAACAGGGCGAGGGCAAAAAGAAGGCTGCTGGCGAGGTTGTGCGCAGCGGCCTTGGCGGGTTTCTCTATCTTGAAGTGCTCGATGCGAGCTTCAGTTTCGACGGCGTGATCGGGGCCTTCGCGCTTTCGAACAATATGATCGTCATCGCAATTGGCCTGTCTGTGGGCGCGATGTTTGTCCGGTCTATGACGATCCACCTGGTGCGCGCAGGCACGCTGTCTCAGTTCCGCTATCTGGAACACGGCGCGTTCTGGGCGATCATCGCGCTTGGCATCATCATGCTGGTTTCGGCGAAGTATCACATCCCGGAAACCTTCACCGGATTGATCGGGGCTGTGATGATCGGCCTCTCGCTGTGGTGGTCAATCCGCCACAACCGCAAAGAAGCGGATTCTAACCCTCAGACTGCTGAGCAAAGCGGGTAG
- a CDS encoding sodium-dependent transporter → MAASGSGHENWSSRSAFILAAVGSAVGLGNMWRFPAEAGENGGGAFVLFYIFCVLLIGLPVLLSEVLIGRHGQANAPESVRRVARDSNAPEGWSILASMGVFAAFLILSFYCVVGGWVVYYIGVFLSDLFQSGVAGGAFEGRDTAEIKALMPGLFGDGTLMIGLNLGFLAITMFFVSRGVSSGIEWVAVYLMPLFFVLFLGITIYGAFSGNFGEAVAYLFTFDFSKLTGDVMLAAVGQAFFSLSLGVAGMMTYGAYANRNTNLGETSGIIASADTAVALLAGLCIFPIVFAAGLATNSGPGLMFESLPLAFQAMPFGSLIGLAFFTMVFFAALTSSVSLLEAPTAWMFEKFKMKRAVATLIVGAGAAVLGILSSLSFNDLADFYPLSFIPLFAETNFFDTLDGLTAKLFMPIGAILTCIFVGWVADARLIDDENGLDGVLHQTWRALVRFVCPIVLTVILLFGLFG, encoded by the coding sequence ATGGCAGCATCGGGTTCAGGCCACGAGAATTGGTCGTCGCGCAGTGCATTCATTCTGGCTGCGGTCGGTTCGGCTGTCGGTCTTGGCAATATGTGGCGTTTCCCGGCGGAAGCGGGTGAGAATGGCGGCGGCGCATTTGTGCTGTTCTATATTTTCTGCGTGCTTCTGATCGGTCTGCCGGTCTTGCTGTCCGAAGTGCTGATCGGTCGCCATGGTCAGGCCAACGCGCCTGAAAGTGTCCGCCGTGTTGCTCGCGATTCCAACGCACCCGAAGGCTGGAGCATTCTGGCCTCGATGGGCGTGTTTGCCGCGTTTCTAATCCTCAGTTTTTACTGCGTCGTAGGCGGCTGGGTCGTCTATTATATCGGCGTGTTCCTCAGCGATCTGTTCCAGTCCGGTGTGGCTGGCGGGGCGTTTGAAGGGCGCGATACCGCAGAAATCAAGGCGCTGATGCCGGGATTGTTTGGTGATGGCACGCTGATGATCGGGCTAAACCTCGGCTTTCTTGCGATCACGATGTTCTTCGTTTCGCGCGGGGTTTCCAGCGGGATTGAATGGGTTGCGGTCTATCTCATGCCCTTGTTCTTCGTGTTGTTCCTCGGCATCACGATATACGGCGCTTTCTCCGGTAATTTTGGAGAGGCTGTGGCGTATCTCTTTACCTTCGATTTCTCGAAATTGACGGGTGACGTGATGCTGGCCGCTGTCGGTCAGGCGTTTTTCTCGCTGTCGCTGGGTGTGGCAGGGATGATGACTTACGGCGCCTATGCCAATCGCAACACCAATTTGGGTGAGACATCGGGCATTATTGCCAGCGCCGACACCGCAGTCGCGCTGCTCGCCGGTCTGTGTATTTTCCCGATCGTGTTTGCTGCTGGTCTGGCGACCAATTCTGGTCCCGGCCTGATGTTTGAATCGCTTCCACTGGCATTCCAGGCGATGCCGTTTGGCTCGCTGATCGGTTTGGCTTTCTTCACGATGGTTTTCTTTGCTGCTCTGACCAGCTCTGTCTCGCTGCTTGAGGCGCCGACCGCGTGGATGTTTGAAAAATTCAAGATGAAGCGCGCGGTCGCGACACTGATCGTTGGCGCAGGCGCGGCGGTGCTGGGCATTCTGTCATCGCTGTCTTTCAATGATCTGGCGGATTTCTATCCGCTCAGCTTCATCCCGCTATTCGCGGAGACAAACTTCTTCGACACGCTGGATGGTTTGACGGCGAAGCTGTTTATGCCAATTGGCGCTATCTTGACCTGTATCTTTGTCGGCTGGGTTGCAGATGCACGTTTGATTGATGACGAGAATGGTCTGGATGGTGTTCTGCACCAGACATGGCGCGCGTTGGTCCGCTTTGTCTGCCCGATTGTTCTGACAGTAATCTTGCTGTTCGGCCTGTTTGGCTGA
- the prsR gene encoding PEP-CTERM-box response regulator transcription factor yields MADKKPTLLVVEDDEGLQAQLKWAYEDFDVVIAGDRESAIAALRSEMPAVVTLDLGLPPDPDGTTEGFAVLDAIMELKPDTKVIVASGHGARESALQAIERGAYDFYQKPVDIDALGLIVRRAFNLHEIEQENRRLLASTSGDKTVLGRLITGAPEMVKVARTIERVASTSVSVMLLGASGTGKELLAQGLHDASDRADGPFVAINCAAIPENLLESELFGHEKGAFTGAVKTTEGKIESANGGTLFLDEVGDIPLPLQVKLLRFLQERTIERIGGRKTIAVDTRIVCATHQNLESMIGEGTFREDLFYRLAEIVVRIPGLAERHGDAILLAKAFLKKFAAEMNPSVTGFAPDALTAVDSHEWPGNVRELENRVKRAVIMADGKLVNAEDLDFTGDEDEDAEVLNLKAAREQADRKVIRHALARSEGNISSTAKLLGISRPTLYDLLKQYDLHA; encoded by the coding sequence ATGGCTGATAAGAAACCGACATTGCTCGTTGTCGAGGATGATGAGGGCCTGCAGGCGCAGCTCAAATGGGCGTATGAAGACTTTGATGTTGTCATCGCCGGTGACCGCGAAAGCGCCATCGCTGCTTTGCGTAGCGAGATGCCCGCCGTCGTTACTCTCGATCTCGGCCTGCCACCTGATCCCGACGGCACGACCGAAGGGTTTGCCGTGCTCGACGCGATTATGGAGCTAAAGCCGGATACCAAGGTTATTGTCGCCAGCGGTCACGGCGCCCGCGAAAGCGCCTTGCAGGCGATTGAGCGCGGAGCGTACGATTTCTATCAAAAGCCGGTCGATATTGATGCGCTTGGCCTGATCGTTCGCCGTGCATTCAATCTGCACGAGATCGAACAAGAAAACCGCCGACTGCTCGCGAGCACCAGCGGCGATAAAACCGTTCTGGGGCGACTCATCACAGGCGCACCGGAAATGGTCAAAGTCGCGCGCACAATAGAACGCGTGGCGAGCACCAGCGTCTCTGTCATGCTGCTGGGCGCTAGCGGTACGGGCAAGGAATTGCTGGCTCAGGGTCTGCATGATGCAAGCGACAGGGCAGATGGACCATTTGTTGCCATCAACTGCGCTGCGATCCCCGAAAACCTGCTCGAGAGCGAGCTGTTCGGGCACGAGAAGGGCGCTTTCACTGGTGCGGTCAAAACCACCGAAGGTAAGATTGAAAGCGCCAACGGTGGCACGCTCTTCCTCGATGAGGTTGGCGATATTCCGCTGCCTTTGCAGGTGAAACTGCTCCGGTTCTTGCAGGAGCGCACGATTGAGCGGATCGGTGGACGCAAAACCATCGCTGTCGACACGCGCATCGTCTGCGCCACCCATCAGAACCTTGAATCGATGATCGGCGAAGGCACATTCCGCGAAGACCTTTTCTATCGTCTCGCAGAAATCGTCGTCCGCATTCCCGGCCTTGCTGAGCGTCATGGAGATGCGATCCTGCTCGCCAAAGCTTTCCTCAAAAAGTTTGCAGCAGAGATGAACCCGTCGGTGACAGGCTTTGCCCCCGATGCACTGACTGCTGTCGACAGCCATGAATGGCCCGGCAATGTCCGCGAGCTCGAAAACCGGGTGAAACGGGCCGTCATTATGGCTGACGGAAAACTGGTGAACGCCGAAGATCTCGATTTCACCGGGGATGAAGACGAGGATGCAGAGGTGTTGAACCTTAAGGCTGCGCGTGAACAGGCAGACCGGAAAGTCATCCGTCATGCTCTCGCTCGCAGCGAGGGCAATATTTCGAGCACGGCCAAGCTGCTCGGTATCAGCCGTCCGACCCTCTATGATCTGCTAAAGCAGTATGATCTTCATGCGTAA
- the panB gene encoding 3-methyl-2-oxobutanoate hydroxymethyltransferase, with protein MSTTFQLDTSTSRANPTPAPMKRLTVPRIRGRKKDGVTEQPLVMLTAYTARQAQLLDAHCDLLLVGDSLGQVIYGLPSTIPVTLEMMANHGAAVVRGSYHSVVVVDMPFGSYESSPEQAFENAAYLLKQTSAAAVKLEGGEAMAPTVEFLNSRGIPVMGHVGLTPQAVNVLGGYMARGRSDAEADKIVTDAVALDKAGAFAIVIEGVVEPIAIAATEAVSCPTIGIGASAQCDGQVLVTEDMLGMFERVPRFVKKYDDIAGMIEKTVATYAEEVRNRSFPGEEQTYQPKS; from the coding sequence ATGTCGACGACCTTTCAGCTCGATACGAGCACCAGCAGAGCCAATCCCACCCCCGCTCCGATGAAACGGCTGACCGTTCCGCGTATACGTGGGCGCAAAAAAGACGGTGTGACCGAGCAGCCCTTGGTCATGCTTACCGCATACACGGCGCGGCAAGCACAATTGCTCGATGCGCATTGCGATTTGCTCTTGGTCGGGGATTCGCTGGGCCAGGTTATCTACGGCCTACCGTCGACCATCCCGGTGACGCTTGAGATGATGGCGAACCACGGCGCAGCGGTAGTTCGCGGATCATATCATTCGGTTGTTGTGGTCGATATGCCGTTCGGGTCATATGAGAGCTCTCCAGAGCAAGCCTTTGAAAATGCGGCCTACCTGCTTAAGCAGACCAGTGCGGCTGCGGTAAAGCTGGAAGGCGGCGAGGCGATGGCGCCGACCGTGGAATTCCTCAACTCGCGCGGTATTCCTGTCATGGGGCATGTCGGCCTAACCCCGCAGGCGGTGAATGTGCTGGGCGGATATATGGCGCGCGGCCGCTCGGATGCGGAAGCGGACAAGATTGTGACCGACGCCGTCGCGCTCGATAAAGCGGGTGCATTCGCAATTGTGATCGAAGGCGTGGTTGAGCCCATCGCCATCGCCGCGACCGAAGCGGTCTCTTGCCCCACCATCGGCATCGGCGCATCCGCGCAGTGCGATGGTCAGGTGCTCGTCACCGAAGACATGCTGGGCATGTTCGAACGCGTCCCGCGCTTTGTGAAAAAGTACGATGACATCGCAGGCATGATCGAAAAAACCGTCGCGACATATGCCGAGGAAGTGCGCAACCGCAGTTTCCCCGGCGAAGAACAGACATATCAGCCCAAAAGCTGA
- the prsK gene encoding XrtA/PEP-CTERM system histidine kinase PrsK, translated as MPPFDGLEFYASLACYFAGGVLSAGAGFWIARFGDRGRPDRSFLLLACFATAAWCALAAGLGPFQPITTLAETARNLALIGVIFRLFSADGRDESLKPIRPVIIALALVQLFQPVLLLIQYRAGYVPEIASLTFEVSSVLNMLVAIGALVLLHNLYAGAGAASRQVLRWSGIALAFSFGYDLNLYTIAYLVGEYPDMLVTLRGIIAGIAAAMLAFGGSVAGRGLQFRPSRAVTFQTLSLLVIASYLIIMVLVTRSLTLIGGDLARAGQVVFLVLGILVAAAWLPSKRVRGWLRVTATKHLFQHRYDYREEWLRFTRTVGRGSKADASFHERAVKAIADMTDSPAGVLLVSNEEAQLELTARWNWSMLEVPGIAGEYELTALLEKHNYILDLDEVRSGVEHHGELPHVPEWLREAEDVWAVVPLIHFDRLVGAIVLARPRIERSLDWEDFDLLRVAGQQLASYLAEQAGQQALMDASRFDEFNRRMAFVMHDIKNLASQMSLLSANAQKHADNPEFRADMLVTLRNSSEKLEALLARLGRYGSGPVEEIQEVQLDGVVRRLADRFVGVHPVSIAQSERVAVLASGEALEQALIHLIQNAIDASDNENPVFLSATMQGLNGQIEIVDAGHGMSPEFVRSGLFKPFISSKQGGFGIGAFEAREMIKAMGGRVTVESREGVGTRFTVTLPIVETRNLASLSDTPAQQPNEVA; from the coding sequence ATGCCTCCGTTTGATGGCCTTGAATTCTATGCGAGCCTCGCCTGCTATTTTGCAGGCGGGGTGCTTAGCGCAGGGGCGGGATTCTGGATTGCACGGTTTGGCGATCGTGGCAGGCCTGACCGTTCGTTCTTGCTTCTCGCATGTTTCGCGACGGCGGCATGGTGCGCTCTTGCAGCTGGGCTGGGTCCGTTTCAGCCGATCACAACTCTCGCTGAAACAGCGCGCAATTTGGCTTTGATTGGTGTGATCTTCCGGCTGTTCTCTGCGGATGGCCGGGATGAAAGTCTCAAACCGATCAGACCGGTGATCATTGCGCTGGCGCTGGTGCAACTGTTCCAGCCTGTGCTGCTCTTGATCCAATATCGTGCGGGCTATGTCCCGGAAATCGCCTCGCTGACATTCGAGGTTTCATCCGTCCTCAATATGCTGGTGGCGATCGGAGCACTGGTGCTGCTGCATAACCTTTATGCCGGTGCCGGTGCCGCATCGCGGCAGGTTTTGCGCTGGAGCGGCATCGCGCTCGCTTTCAGCTTCGGCTATGATTTGAACCTGTACACCATAGCGTACCTTGTCGGCGAATATCCCGACATGCTGGTTACGCTGCGCGGCATCATCGCGGGTATCGCTGCGGCTATGTTGGCTTTTGGAGGCAGCGTAGCCGGGCGCGGATTGCAGTTCCGCCCGTCGCGCGCGGTCACATTCCAGACACTGTCGCTGCTCGTCATTGCGTCCTATCTGATTATCATGGTCCTGGTGACACGATCGCTGACTCTGATTGGCGGAGATCTGGCGCGGGCAGGGCAAGTCGTGTTCCTTGTGCTCGGCATTCTCGTCGCGGCCGCATGGCTGCCATCAAAGCGTGTTCGCGGGTGGCTGCGGGTCACAGCGACAAAGCACCTGTTTCAGCATCGCTACGATTACCGCGAAGAATGGCTTCGGTTTACGCGCACTGTTGGGCGCGGATCGAAGGCCGATGCCAGCTTCCATGAGCGCGCGGTCAAAGCCATCGCCGACATGACAGACAGCCCCGCGGGTGTGCTGCTCGTGTCCAATGAAGAAGCGCAATTGGAACTGACCGCGCGCTGGAATTGGTCAATGCTCGAAGTGCCAGGGATTGCGGGCGAATATGAACTGACTGCGCTGCTTGAGAAGCACAACTACATCCTCGATCTGGATGAAGTGCGCAGCGGTGTGGAGCATCACGGCGAATTGCCGCATGTCCCCGAATGGCTTCGTGAAGCTGAGGATGTGTGGGCTGTTGTCCCGCTGATCCATTTCGATCGTTTGGTTGGCGCGATTGTGCTCGCACGCCCGCGGATTGAGCGAAGCCTCGATTGGGAGGACTTTGATCTTCTGCGTGTCGCTGGACAGCAGCTTGCAAGTTACCTTGCGGAGCAGGCCGGGCAGCAGGCTTTGATGGATGCCAGCCGCTTTGATGAATTCAATCGCCGCATGGCGTTTGTGATGCACGACATCAAAAATCTGGCGAGCCAGATGTCATTGCTTTCGGCCAATGCTCAAAAGCATGCGGACAACCCGGAATTTCGCGCTGATATGTTAGTCACATTGCGCAATTCTTCGGAGAAATTGGAGGCGCTCCTCGCGCGCTTGGGCCGATATGGTTCCGGGCCGGTAGAGGAGATCCAGGAAGTCCAACTTGATGGTGTGGTGCGCCGCCTCGCGGATCGGTTTGTCGGCGTTCACCCCGTTTCGATTGCTCAATCGGAAAGGGTGGCTGTGCTCGCAAGCGGGGAAGCGTTGGAACAAGCTCTGATCCATCTGATCCAGAACGCTATTGATGCGAGCGACAATGAAAATCCGGTGTTCCTGAGCGCGACGATGCAAGGCCTCAACGGTCAGATTGAAATTGTCGACGCAGGGCACGGAATGAGCCCGGAATTCGTTCGCAGCGGGCTGTTCAAACCGTTCATCTCATCCAAGCAAGGCGGCTTTGGCATCGGCGCATTTGAAGCGCGCGAAATGATCAAAGCTATGGGCGGACGCGTCACCGTGGAATCGCGCGAAGGCGTTGGCACACGTTTCACCGTGACGCTGCCCATCGTCGAGACCCGCAATCTTGCATCACTTTCAGATACACCGGCTCAACAGCCCAATGAGGTCGCATAA